The stretch of DNA GACTGGATTAACAAGATATACTGGATTTTTATCCTGAAAATCCTGTTTATCCTGTCCAGAAATGTTTGCTGCGTTATGAATAGATCAAGTTAAGTAATAATTCTTTGAATTGTTCGAAATCATTCTCCATGAGAATAGATTGCTTTTCTTTATCCAGAGCTTGTTGAAGTGAATCAGGCATTTGAAGTTGGTCACCAACGATGGGATAAACGTGATCCCAAAATTTAGCCGGATGTGCGGTTGCCAGGAAAATACCGGTTCGGGGAATAGAGCTATTTTTTATAAAATTTATCAATCCCATATAACCGATTGCACCGTGTGGATCTAAAATGGTTCCGGTGGCTTCAAAAACTTCATGAATTGTATCACGAATTTGATCGTCTGTAAAATGAGCACCGCAAATATCCTTTCGAATTTTATCGACTGAGTGATCATACAGTTCCAGTATCCTGGCGAAGTTACTGGGATTGCCAACATCCATGGCGTTGGCTATCGTCTCAATGGAGGGTTTGGGTTCGTAAATGCCGCTTTCCAGGTACTTTGGGACAATATCATTGATATTTGTAGCTGCGATAAATTTTTGGATTGACAGCCCCATTTTTTTTGCAAGGATTCCGGCGGTCAGGTTGCCGAAGTTACCACTCGGAACAGAAATAACTAAATTATGGTACTCCTGCTGCAATTGACCCACGCCGCGAAAATAGTAAAATATTTGTGGAATCAACCTTGCTATATTGATCGAGTTGGCTGAAGTTAAATTTAGTTTTTTGAGCACTTCGCTGTTTGTGGCTGCTTGTTTTACCAGTTTCTGACAATCATCAAAGGTACCATCAAGCTCCACAGCCGTTACATTACCACCCAGGGTTGTCAATTGCTGCTCTTGTATTTTACTTACCCTGCCGCTTGGATAAAGCAGGACAACGCGAATGCCATCGATATCCATAAATCCATGGGCAACTGCGCTGCCGGTATCTCCGGATGTGGCGACGAGGACAGTCAACTCTCGATCTAAATTTTGCACAAAGTGGGCCATCAGTCTTGCCATAAACCGGGCGCCAAAATCCTTAAATGCCAGGGTAGGTCCATGAAAAAGTTCCAATGAGTACACTTCATCTTCAATTTTGGCAAGCGGTGCATCGAACGTGATGGCACAATCGATGATTTCTTCAAGAACGGCTTTTGTGATTTCCTGTTTGGTGAATTGTCTTGCCACTTCAAACGCGATTTCTTGAATGGACATTGAATGCAAATGTTCGATAAAGTTCAAAGAAAAAGAGGGGATTTCCGTTGGCAAATACAAGCCGCCGTCCGGGGCGAGTCCTTGCAGGACGGCATCGTGTAATGAGGTCAGGGGACTTTTGTGGTTTGTGCTATACCATTTCATAACAATTTGCAAATCTCAAATAATAAATAATAAATAATAAATAAATCCCAATTTCAAAAAACCATAATCAAACCATCTTAATCATTGTATTAATTTTTCTATGGTCGAATTTATAAATAGTGTCTGAACGAAAACGAGACAACCATGGTTTCCTAATCTGTCATTCGGGGATGACATTTTGGTAGTTCTCGGACAGCCTGAAAGCATGCGGGAATGATAGAATGCGTATTA from candidate division KSB1 bacterium encodes:
- the thrC gene encoding threonine synthase gives rise to the protein MKWYSTNHKSPLTSLHDAVLQGLAPDGGLYLPTEIPSFSLNFIEHLHSMSIQEIAFEVARQFTKQEITKAVLEEIIDCAITFDAPLAKIEDEVYSLELFHGPTLAFKDFGARFMARLMAHFVQNLDRELTVLVATSGDTGSAVAHGFMDIDGIRVVLLYPSGRVSKIQEQQLTTLGGNVTAVELDGTFDDCQKLVKQAATNSEVLKKLNLTSANSINIARLIPQIFYYFRGVGQLQQEYHNLVISVPSGNFGNLTAGILAKKMGLSIQKFIAATNINDIVPKYLESGIYEPKPSIETIANAMDVGNPSNFARILELYDHSVDKIRKDICGAHFTDDQIRDTIHEVFEATGTILDPHGAIGYMGLINFIKNSSIPRTGIFLATAHPAKFWDHVYPIVGDQLQMPDSLQQALDKEKQSILMENDFEQFKELLLNLIYS